The following are from one region of the Paenibacillus sp. JZ16 genome:
- a CDS encoding LysR family transcriptional regulator: MNISQLETLITISKTMSFRKAGELLNLTQPAVSAQIKSLEEEFKTVLVDRSQPVTLTDRGQVFVDHAEQILGIVDELKQRLSDLDQTPQGHIQLGTTTSIAIQILPRVLSYFQDQFPHIKTTIQSMASSQIYHSVENGLIDIGIGYLIERNPNLSTSILYYDTFELVVSPQHPLAKLSTASMDVLGGIPLILLTRDTVGRRFADDVMKKHGIEPQVVMELSSSEEIKRMVEINLGAAIISKQSVATELRNGTLQIVPLSELEVSHPVGVIYKSGRYVSSAMRQFLSDLKGMPETQFISSE; encoded by the coding sequence ATGAACATCAGCCAATTGGAAACGCTTATTACCATCTCCAAAACGATGAGCTTTCGCAAAGCGGGAGAACTTCTTAATCTGACACAACCGGCGGTATCCGCCCAGATCAAGAGCCTGGAAGAAGAATTTAAAACGGTGCTGGTGGACCGGAGCCAGCCCGTAACGTTAACCGACCGGGGACAGGTCTTCGTGGACCATGCCGAACAAATCCTCGGGATCGTCGATGAGCTGAAGCAGCGGCTATCCGACCTTGATCAAACTCCCCAGGGTCATATTCAGCTGGGTACAACCACTTCCATAGCGATTCAGATCCTGCCACGGGTACTTTCCTACTTTCAGGATCAATTCCCTCATATTAAAACAACCATTCAATCCATGGCTTCTTCGCAAATCTACCACAGCGTGGAGAACGGGCTCATCGACATCGGGATCGGTTATCTGATCGAGCGCAATCCCAACTTAAGCACATCCATTCTGTACTACGATACCTTTGAGCTTGTCGTATCCCCTCAGCATCCGCTAGCCAAACTCTCCACGGCAAGCATGGATGTGCTCGGCGGAATCCCCCTTATTCTGCTAACGCGCGATACCGTTGGCCGCCGCTTCGCAGACGACGTAATGAAGAAGCACGGCATTGAGCCGCAGGTTGTCATGGAACTGTCAAGCAGCGAAGAAATTAAACGGATGGTCGAGATCAATTTGGGCGCAGCGATTATATCGAAGCAGTCCGTCGCGACGGAGCTGCGCAACGGCACCCTGCAGATTGTTCCCCTGAGCGAGCTTGAAGTCAGCCACCCTGTCGGCGTAATCTATAAGAGCGGACGATACGTCAGCTCCGCTATGCGTCAATTCCTCAGTGACCTGAAAGGCATGCCCGAAACACAGTTCATCAGCAGCGAATAA
- a CDS encoding SDR family NAD(P)-dependent oxidoreductase, with product MLKNKVVVVTGASSGIGALIAEKLSAEGAYVVLCARSVERLQEVGARMPGPHELATMDVQSPEQVQSVMEGLLLRHGRIDVLINNAGYGKFEAVMDMRQEEFQDMMDVNYMGIVRCTQAVLPGMLERGDGHIVNIASMAGKIGTAKSTAYSATKHAVLGFSNSLRQELRNTGITVSTVNPGPIDTPFFSLADPTGGYVQNVGWFMMKAEYVADQVVKLVRKRKEELNLPRLASLGIRLYQLFPRFADRVSYKWMNKK from the coding sequence ATGTTAAAAAATAAAGTTGTCGTCGTAACGGGAGCATCCAGCGGAATCGGCGCTTTGATCGCGGAGAAGCTTTCTGCAGAAGGAGCATATGTGGTGCTGTGCGCCCGTTCGGTAGAACGTCTGCAGGAGGTGGGTGCGCGAATGCCGGGCCCCCATGAGCTTGCAACCATGGATGTTCAAAGCCCAGAGCAGGTGCAATCTGTCATGGAGGGTCTTCTTCTTCGCCATGGCAGAATCGACGTGCTGATAAACAATGCCGGCTATGGCAAGTTCGAAGCCGTTATGGACATGCGCCAAGAAGAGTTTCAGGACATGATGGACGTCAATTATATGGGCATCGTGCGCTGTACGCAAGCCGTGCTGCCGGGGATGCTGGAGCGGGGTGACGGCCATATCGTAAACATTGCATCCATGGCCGGAAAAATCGGAACGGCCAAATCCACCGCCTATTCGGCCACGAAGCATGCCGTGCTTGGGTTCAGCAATTCACTCCGGCAGGAGCTGAGGAACACAGGCATAACCGTGTCTACTGTAAACCCCGGCCCCATCGATACCCCGTTTTTTTCCTTGGCCGATCCGACAGGCGGTTATGTCCAAAATGTGGGCTGGTTTATGATGAAGGCCGAATATGTTGCGGATCAGGTCGTGAAGCTGGTGAGAAAGCGCAAGGAAGAACTCAATCTTCCGAGGCTGGCCTCACTGGGCATAAGGCTGTATCAGCTGTTTCCGAGGTTTGCAGATCGCGTGTCTTACAAATGGATGAATAAGAAATAA
- a CDS encoding adenylosuccinate synthase, whose protein sequence is MTVTAIVGANWGDEGKGKMTDVLAAQSSYVVRFQGGSNAGHTIINDYGKFSLHMLPSGVFYPNVTNIIGPGTALDMEVLIKELQELEARNVPAPKLFISERAQVVLPIHRLLDELEEERLGARGFGSTKRGIAPFYADKYAKLGIQVADLFHPQRLRERLEQMLAIKNVQLQHLYGREPLNVDEMTKQLLESFRLLSPYIEDTTTMLQQAYMKGDPILVEGQLGALRDPDHGIYPFSTSSSTLAGYAPVGAGLPPYAISQVIAVVKAYSSCVGAGPFVTELHGDEADELRRRGGDAGEYGATTGRPRRMGWFDTVATRYGCMVQGATEAVLTNLDVLGYLDDIPVCVGYELEDGSIIDHFPVTADLQSAKPVLRTLKGWKCDLSHIRSFDELPEAAQRYVQFIESSIGVPIKTISVGPRRDQIMMR, encoded by the coding sequence TTGACAGTTACAGCCATAGTAGGAGCCAATTGGGGAGATGAAGGCAAAGGAAAAATGACGGATGTTCTTGCGGCGCAATCGTCGTATGTCGTCCGATTTCAGGGAGGGAGCAATGCAGGACATACCATTATTAACGATTATGGGAAGTTTTCGCTGCATATGCTGCCGTCAGGTGTATTCTATCCAAACGTAACGAATATCATCGGTCCGGGAACCGCTTTGGATATGGAGGTATTGATCAAGGAGCTGCAGGAGCTGGAAGCAAGGAACGTCCCCGCCCCCAAACTGTTTATATCGGAGCGCGCACAAGTCGTGCTTCCTATTCATCGGTTGCTGGATGAACTGGAAGAAGAACGGCTCGGTGCCCGGGGATTCGGTTCTACGAAACGCGGGATCGCGCCATTTTATGCTGATAAATATGCAAAGCTGGGCATTCAGGTAGCTGATCTGTTCCATCCCCAGCGACTTCGTGAACGGCTCGAGCAGATGCTTGCCATCAAGAACGTGCAGCTGCAGCATCTGTATGGGAGAGAGCCGCTAAACGTTGATGAGATGACCAAGCAACTGCTGGAGTCCTTCCGGCTCCTGTCTCCATATATCGAGGATACCACCACGATGCTGCAGCAAGCTTATATGAAAGGCGACCCTATTCTCGTGGAGGGCCAATTAGGGGCACTGCGGGACCCGGATCACGGGATTTACCCGTTCTCCACCTCCTCCTCCACGCTGGCAGGCTATGCACCGGTCGGAGCTGGTCTGCCGCCGTACGCCATCAGCCAAGTCATTGCTGTAGTTAAGGCTTATTCAAGCTGTGTCGGCGCCGGCCCGTTCGTGACCGAACTGCATGGGGATGAAGCGGATGAGCTCCGCCGCCGTGGCGGCGATGCAGGCGAATACGGCGCAACGACCGGCCGGCCAAGACGAATGGGATGGTTTGATACGGTGGCCACCCGTTACGGCTGCATGGTGCAGGGAGCTACCGAAGCCGTTCTCACCAACCTTGACGTCCTGGGGTACCTGGATGACATCCCCGTATGCGTTGGCTACGAATTAGAGGACGGAAGCATCATTGACCATTTTCCGGTAACGGCCGATCTCCAGTCTGCAAAGCCTGTTCTGAGAACACTGAAGGGCTGGAAATGCGACCTGTCGCATATCCGATCCTTTGACGAGCTCCCGGAAGCCGCGCAGCGATATGTGCAGTTCATTGAATCGTCCATTGGCGTTCCTATCAAGACGATATCCGTCGGCCCGAGACGGGATCAGATTATGATGAGATAA
- a CDS encoding LysR family transcriptional regulator produces MEINMEWYRVFYWTARLGSLSRAAEHLHITQPAVSHTIKHLEGTIGGPLFFRTTKGVKLTSEGDVLFRYIEQAFSFIEIGEKAIADMHNLHSGEINIGASDTLCKYYLLPHLEYFHATYPDIRIRISNRTTPETLSLLKEGKIDFGIVHLPASDKQIDFRASSPIHDCLVAGKSFVERAQLQHPLSLRDIGNYPLLMLERGGSTRNYVDQYAKRQGVTLKPEFELGSIELLVQFARSGFGLAFVIRDYANEELQGGQLIEVPLHPPIPERSIGIATLQGIPLSAAAKSFLSLLP; encoded by the coding sequence ATGGAAATCAATATGGAGTGGTATCGTGTCTTTTATTGGACCGCCCGGCTTGGCAGTTTATCGCGGGCAGCGGAGCATCTGCATATCACCCAGCCGGCCGTCAGCCATACCATTAAGCATTTGGAGGGAACGATCGGAGGACCGCTGTTCTTTCGGACAACCAAGGGGGTTAAACTCACGTCGGAGGGTGATGTGCTGTTTCGCTATATCGAGCAGGCCTTCAGCTTTATCGAGATCGGCGAAAAGGCGATTGCGGACATGCATAACTTGCATAGCGGCGAAATTAATATTGGAGCAAGCGATACGTTGTGCAAATATTATTTGCTGCCGCATTTGGAGTATTTCCACGCCACCTATCCGGATATACGCATCCGCATCTCCAACCGCACAACCCCGGAAACGCTGTCCCTTCTCAAGGAAGGGAAGATTGATTTTGGCATCGTTCATTTACCGGCCTCCGATAAACAAATCGATTTTCGTGCCAGTTCGCCGATCCATGATTGTTTAGTTGCCGGGAAATCATTTGTGGAGCGGGCACAGTTACAGCACCCCTTGTCCCTTCGCGATATCGGGAACTACCCGCTGCTTATGCTGGAGAGGGGCGGGAGCACAAGAAACTATGTCGATCAATATGCAAAGAGGCAGGGAGTGACGCTGAAACCCGAGTTCGAGCTTGGCAGCATTGAGCTGCTGGTACAGTTTGCCCGGAGCGGCTTTGGACTGGCTTTTGTCATTCGCGACTATGCTAACGAGGAATTGCAGGGAGGACAGCTGATCGAGGTGCCGCTCCATCCGCCGATTCCCGAGCGCAGCATAGGAATTGCAACGCTTCAAGGTATACCGCTATCTGCTGCCGCCAAGTCATTTCTTTCTCTTTTGCCTTAG
- a CDS encoding aminoglycoside N(3)-acetyltransferase, translating to MIIERPITIKDISDDLIALGVRKGMTLLVHSSLKSLGGWIVGGPEAVILALEDILGDEGTLVMPTQSANLTDPKTWGNPPADPKWWDLIREGMPPYDPALTVTSGMGIIPEVFRKQEGVIRSLHPHVSFAARGREAEALMQPHSLDYGLGEASPLARLYKAGAYVLMLGSGYGNNTSFHLSEYRADWAGKKAVTAHAPVRRVQGITEWEAFQDINYHSDDFEAIGASFEAECTGAYKHGRVGKADCVLAEQRAMVDHAVQWLVKNR from the coding sequence TTGATCATTGAAAGACCGATTACGATAAAGGATATAAGCGATGACCTGATTGCTCTGGGCGTAAGGAAGGGAATGACCCTGCTGGTTCATTCCTCGCTCAAGAGCCTGGGCGGATGGATCGTCGGCGGTCCGGAGGCGGTTATACTGGCCCTGGAGGATATTCTGGGCGATGAAGGGACACTGGTGATGCCGACGCAGTCTGCGAACTTAACCGATCCGAAGACATGGGGGAATCCTCCGGCCGACCCGAAATGGTGGGATCTGATCCGCGAAGGCATGCCTCCCTATGATCCGGCTCTGACCGTCACATCAGGGATGGGGATCATACCGGAAGTGTTCCGCAAGCAAGAAGGGGTCATCCGAAGCTTACACCCGCATGTTTCGTTTGCTGCACGCGGCAGGGAAGCGGAGGCGCTTATGCAACCCCATTCGCTGGATTACGGTTTGGGAGAAGCCTCTCCGCTGGCGCGTTTATATAAAGCTGGGGCCTATGTGCTTATGCTCGGCAGCGGCTATGGCAATAATACTTCCTTCCACTTAAGCGAATATCGTGCGGATTGGGCAGGCAAGAAGGCGGTTACCGCCCACGCGCCAGTACGCAGGGTACAGGGAATAACAGAGTGGGAGGCATTTCAGGATATCAACTATCACTCCGACGATTTTGAAGCGATTGGAGCCTCGTTTGAAGCGGAATGCACCGGTGCATATAAGCACGGCCGTGTAGGAAAGGCAGACTGCGTATTGGCCGAACAACGGGCCATGGTGGATCATGCCGTACAGTGGTTGGTGAAGAACCGTTAG
- a CDS encoding chemotaxis protein CheX, which produces MKAEVINPFLESARHVIEQVIQVSPSTGNLGVKEIGYLENHIWIQIGMTGQMNGDIVFGIQEQVALQMVSVMMGGYVITEMDEMGQSAISELGNMISGNASTILSNQGVSVDITPPKVMKSDSTSSLIQKKALCIPLRMEGIGELDIQVMIS; this is translated from the coding sequence ATGAAAGCGGAAGTCATCAATCCTTTTTTAGAGTCCGCACGACACGTGATCGAACAAGTCATACAGGTTTCACCTTCCACGGGGAATCTTGGGGTCAAAGAGATCGGATATTTGGAGAATCATATCTGGATCCAAATTGGCATGACAGGCCAAATGAACGGTGACATTGTATTTGGAATTCAGGAGCAGGTAGCTCTGCAGATGGTATCGGTGATGATGGGCGGCTATGTCATTACCGAGATGGATGAGATGGGGCAAAGCGCGATTTCAGAGCTCGGAAACATGATAAGCGGCAATGCCAGCACCATTTTATCGAACCAGGGCGTCAGCGTGGATATTACGCCTCCCAAGGTAATGAAATCGGATAGCACGTCAAGTCTTATTCAGAAGAAAGCCCTTTGTATTCCGCTGAGAATGGAAGGAATCGGGGAGCTGGATATTCAAGTCATGATTTCATAA
- a CDS encoding metallophosphoesterase, which produces MRNPSSAASHGTAHEGGKREVMQTKMSRRQFLKMGVSAVVGVGAAGGAYASLWEPHQLDITRLTLALPSLPKPFDGMKVVQFSDLHLGFHTGAKDVARLVQAIQQEKPDMICFTGDMVDGNTEDMRAAIQPFTELKAPLGLFSILGNHDYEDVETLIFLEEEAGFHVLRNTAVKLRREGAVIAVAGLDDVFWGQPDPAAAIQDLPDGMFKLLLMHEPDYADTTAAYSFHLQLSGHSHGGQIRLPWIGEVITPPGAKRYVQGLYTTGSQGMLLYVNRGIGTTQLPFRFLCKPELTVLTLRSMT; this is translated from the coding sequence ATGAGAAATCCATCCTCGGCAGCCTCCCATGGCACAGCCCATGAAGGGGGAAAGCGAGAAGTCATGCAGACAAAGATGTCGCGCCGCCAATTTCTGAAGATGGGTGTTTCCGCCGTGGTCGGCGTTGGCGCTGCAGGCGGGGCTTACGCATCGTTATGGGAGCCTCATCAACTGGACATTACAAGACTGACTTTGGCGCTTCCTTCACTGCCCAAGCCCTTTGACGGGATGAAGGTCGTTCAGTTTAGCGATTTGCATCTGGGCTTTCATACCGGGGCAAAAGATGTGGCACGCTTGGTACAAGCCATTCAACAAGAGAAACCGGACATGATCTGTTTCACGGGGGATATGGTGGACGGCAATACAGAGGATATGAGGGCTGCCATTCAACCGTTCACCGAGCTGAAAGCTCCTCTCGGCCTTTTTTCCATATTGGGTAACCATGATTACGAAGACGTGGAGACTCTGATCTTTTTGGAGGAAGAGGCCGGATTTCACGTGCTGCGGAACACGGCCGTGAAGCTGAGGCGGGAGGGTGCCGTCATCGCCGTGGCAGGTTTGGACGACGTATTCTGGGGGCAGCCGGATCCGGCTGCGGCCATTCAAGATTTACCCGACGGGATGTTCAAGCTGCTCTTAATGCACGAGCCGGATTATGCAGATACGACTGCGGCCTATTCATTCCATCTCCAGCTGTCGGGCCACAGCCATGGGGGCCAGATCCGTTTGCCCTGGATTGGCGAGGTGATCACGCCGCCCGGGGCAAAGCGCTATGTGCAAGGACTATATACCACCGGTTCGCAAGGAATGTTGCTCTATGTAAACAGGGGAATCGGCACGACGCAGCTTCCTTTTCGCTTCTTATGCAAACCTGAGCTTACGGTGCTTACCTTGCGCTCCATGACATAA
- a CDS encoding histidinol-phosphatase: MKFDLHTHHFRCGHADGNIRDYIEAAIAADLQVIGISDHTPYFGSPEEHPFPTTTMAKADFAGYVQEVLDLKREYEGKIKVLLGIESDYFPSHAQVYQQELAAYPFDYIIGSIHHVRDISIFNKNRWKKLTPEQQVADKEEYFNLIRQSARSGMFQIIAHMDAMKGYYPLFSEIKADEAIEETLKVIAESGLAIEINTSGKTKLCGGWYPSNAILEVAHHHGVDVTFGSDAHKPSRVGDEFDEVAKVLKEIGYTEWVYFEQKQKVTVPL, from the coding sequence ATGAAATTTGATCTGCACACCCACCATTTCCGCTGCGGTCACGCAGACGGCAACATTCGAGATTATATCGAGGCCGCGATTGCGGCAGATTTACAGGTGATTGGAATCTCGGATCACACACCATACTTCGGAAGTCCGGAGGAACACCCCTTCCCGACCACCACCATGGCAAAAGCCGACTTTGCCGGGTACGTACAAGAAGTTTTGGACTTAAAGCGGGAATATGAAGGTAAAATCAAGGTCTTGCTGGGCATTGAATCCGATTATTTTCCGAGCCACGCCCAGGTTTATCAGCAGGAGTTAGCGGCCTACCCTTTTGACTACATCATCGGCTCCATCCATCACGTCAGGGATATTAGCATCTTCAATAAAAACCGCTGGAAGAAACTTACGCCGGAGCAGCAGGTTGCCGATAAAGAGGAATATTTCAATCTGATCCGGCAATCCGCACGAAGCGGCATGTTCCAGATCATCGCCCATATGGACGCCATGAAAGGCTATTATCCGCTGTTCTCCGAAATCAAGGCCGATGAAGCCATCGAGGAAACGTTGAAAGTCATCGCGGAATCGGGCCTTGCCATCGAGATCAACACGTCCGGCAAAACCAAGCTGTGCGGCGGCTGGTATCCATCGAACGCCATCTTGGAGGTCGCGCACCATCACGGCGTTGACGTCACCTTCGGCTCCGACGCTCACAAGCCGTCAAGGGTTGGAGATGAATTTGACGAAGTCGCTAAAGTGCTCAAAGAAATCGGATACACGGAATGGGTATATTTCGAACAAAAGCAGAAGGTGACCGTACCTCTTTAA
- a CDS encoding alpha/beta fold hydrolase produces MKQDMTKEELGFVFIHGAGLNGGVWDYVVEGLGHPYLKVEYPLRDRNVISGHHLGLEDYVNHMAEQVRTWGTNKFVIVAHSLGGVLAMELASRFTGRVAGFVAIGAAIPKRGGSFVSVLPFPLRAIMPIILKTAGTKPPESAIRHGLCSDLPEEQASRIAAEFVPESRRVYTDRVQASIPDVPKLYVKLTQDKEFGLSTQDSMIANLSADGVESLSTGHLPMLSDPRGVQRILDGFANQVNEGRHPVISS; encoded by the coding sequence ATGAAACAAGACATGACTAAAGAAGAGCTGGGATTTGTTTTTATACACGGAGCAGGATTGAACGGAGGAGTATGGGATTACGTTGTGGAAGGGCTGGGTCATCCGTATTTGAAAGTGGAATACCCCTTGCGGGATCGGAATGTGATTTCCGGACATCATTTGGGGCTGGAGGATTACGTAAACCATATGGCGGAGCAGGTGAGAACGTGGGGGACGAACAAGTTTGTCATTGTGGCTCATTCCCTGGGCGGGGTATTGGCTATGGAGCTGGCCTCCAGGTTCACAGGCCGTGTTGCCGGTTTTGTAGCCATCGGTGCGGCTATTCCTAAGCGCGGAGGTTCATTTGTTTCGGTGCTTCCGTTTCCTCTGAGGGCCATCATGCCGATCATCCTGAAAACGGCTGGCACGAAGCCGCCTGAATCCGCAATCCGTCATGGTCTGTGCAGTGATCTGCCGGAGGAGCAGGCTTCCCGAATCGCAGCGGAGTTTGTTCCGGAATCCCGCAGAGTCTATACGGATCGCGTTCAAGCGTCTATTCCCGATGTGCCAAAGCTTTATGTGAAGCTCACCCAAGACAAAGAGTTCGGATTATCCACACAGGATAGCATGATAGCCAATCTGTCTGCAGATGGGGTGGAAAGTCTCAGCACCGGCCATTTGCCAATGCTGAGCGATCCCCGTGGAGTCCAGCGGATACTGGATGGCTTCGCAAATCAAGTGAACGAAGGCCGTCACCCGGTTATCTCATCATAA
- a CDS encoding aldehyde dehydrogenase — translation MIVNDSIAALVSAQRRFFHKDITKEVDFRLQQLTKLRQVLIARENDIMEALRKDLNKSEQEAFTTEIGIVYKELSFILKNLKRWAKPQRVKTALTHVGSKGMVYPEPYGTVLIIAPWNYPWQLAISPLIGALAAGNTAIVKPSELTPNVSGLITSIITETFDPQYVASVEGGPEVSTSLLEQPMDYIFFTGSTHVGKIVMQAAAKQLIPVTLELGGKSPCIVHEDAPLALAAARIAFGKYTNAGQTCVAPDYVLVHSKVKEKFIAHLKDAITSFYGENPLTNPDYGRIVSEKHFERLSGFLNNGTLRHGGNRSKENLRIEPTVLDDITWDMPVMEEEIFGPLCPILTYEDVHEAVQAIHHRPKPLALYLFTENEDVQDYVLSSVSFGGGCVNDTLMHLATPFLPFGGVGESGMGAYHGEHSFHTFSHKKSVLKQTNRFDFKFRYPSKNGLGILKKLMKP, via the coding sequence ATGATTGTTAACGATTCGATCGCAGCATTAGTTTCAGCTCAGCGGCGTTTTTTTCATAAAGACATCACCAAGGAAGTGGATTTCCGTCTGCAGCAGCTGACCAAGCTGCGCCAGGTTCTGATTGCCAGGGAAAACGATATTATGGAGGCCCTTCGCAAAGACTTGAACAAAAGTGAACAGGAGGCCTTCACGACGGAGATCGGCATTGTGTATAAGGAGCTTTCCTTCATCCTAAAGAATCTGAAGCGCTGGGCCAAGCCGCAGCGAGTCAAAACCGCATTGACGCATGTAGGCAGCAAGGGAATGGTCTACCCTGAGCCCTACGGTACGGTACTGATTATTGCTCCCTGGAATTATCCTTGGCAACTGGCCATCTCTCCGCTGATCGGAGCTTTGGCCGCCGGGAACACCGCGATTGTAAAGCCCTCCGAGCTGACGCCTAACGTATCCGGACTCATTACGTCCATCATCACGGAGACGTTTGACCCGCAATACGTGGCTTCAGTGGAGGGAGGACCCGAGGTAAGCACAAGCTTGCTGGAGCAGCCAATGGATTATATCTTTTTTACCGGCAGTACCCATGTCGGCAAAATCGTCATGCAAGCCGCCGCCAAGCAGTTGATCCCGGTGACGCTGGAGCTTGGAGGCAAAAGCCCCTGTATCGTCCACGAGGATGCCCCTCTGGCCCTGGCGGCAGCACGTATCGCATTTGGCAAATATACCAATGCCGGCCAAACCTGCGTCGCGCCTGATTATGTGCTCGTACACAGCAAGGTCAAGGAGAAGTTCATCGCGCACCTGAAAGACGCCATCACTTCGTTTTACGGCGAGAACCCTCTAACTAATCCCGACTATGGGCGCATTGTATCGGAGAAGCATTTTGAGCGGCTGTCCGGCTTTCTGAACAATGGAACCCTTCGCCATGGCGGGAACCGCTCTAAGGAGAACTTGCGCATCGAGCCCACCGTGCTGGACGATATCACTTGGGATATGCCGGTTATGGAAGAAGAGATTTTCGGCCCCCTGTGTCCGATCCTGACATATGAAGATGTACACGAAGCTGTCCAGGCGATTCATCACCGTCCCAAGCCGCTCGCCCTTTACTTGTTCACGGAGAATGAAGACGTTCAGGATTACGTGCTCTCCTCGGTTTCTTTTGGCGGGGGATGTGTCAACGATACGCTGATGCATCTGGCCACTCCCTTCCTTCCATTCGGGGGTGTCGGCGAGAGCGGGATGGGCGCCTACCACGGGGAACACAGCTTCCATACCTTCTCCCATAAGAAAAGCGTGCTCAAGCAGACCAACCGGTTCGATTTCAAATTCCGCTATCCTTCCAAGAACGGGCTCGGCATTCTGAAAAAGCTGATGAAGCCGTAG
- a CDS encoding helix-turn-helix transcriptional regulator, whose translation MQKSQRLIQLMMMINAKKSFTVKELADEFGLSVRTLSRDLDELSGLGVPIYSVQGRGGGYRLLQERMLPPISFTESEATAIFFACQSLSYFSTLPFGDGAATALHKFYHYLPADTKEQIDRLKDRVMIHSPFRAMSSEILHTLMEAIMVRQVVTISYRSSTGSSQRHIQPIGLYASSGYWYCPAYCFTQEDIRQFRVDRIIAASLNESITIREDIASQTLRDIPETGDGEMKPFEVQLTSKGVWLLETDTRLGPHIHKNKDGSGIIQLEIPAADIFFYSDYVWRLGEDATIISPAEAVQWTREKIESMRLRYT comes from the coding sequence ATGCAGAAATCCCAGCGCCTGATTCAATTAATGATGATGATCAATGCAAAAAAATCGTTTACGGTAAAAGAGCTGGCCGATGAATTCGGGCTCTCCGTCAGGACCCTTTCAAGAGATTTGGATGAGCTGAGCGGGCTCGGCGTTCCCATCTACTCTGTGCAGGGCCGAGGGGGCGGATACAGATTGCTGCAGGAGCGGATGCTGCCGCCGATCAGTTTCACGGAAAGCGAGGCGACCGCCATCTTTTTTGCGTGCCAATCCTTAAGCTATTTCAGCACGCTGCCGTTCGGTGACGGAGCCGCCACGGCCCTCCACAAGTTCTATCATTATTTGCCGGCAGATACCAAGGAGCAGATCGACCGTCTTAAGGATCGCGTTATGATCCACAGTCCATTCCGTGCGATGTCCAGCGAGATTTTACATACGCTAATGGAGGCCATCATGGTTCGGCAAGTGGTCACCATCTCCTATCGTTCATCCACAGGAAGCAGTCAGCGGCATATTCAGCCTATCGGCTTGTATGCAAGCTCGGGCTACTGGTATTGTCCGGCCTACTGTTTTACTCAAGAGGATATCAGACAGTTCAGAGTCGACCGGATCATTGCTGCCAGCCTCAATGAGTCCATAACGATCCGTGAAGATATCGCCAGCCAAACGCTGCGTGACATACCGGAAACCGGGGATGGGGAAATGAAGCCGTTTGAGGTACAATTAACTTCCAAAGGGGTTTGGCTGCTTGAAACGGATACTCGCCTCGGCCCCCATATCCATAAGAACAAGGATGGCAGCGGAATTATTCAGCTTGAAATACCAGCGGCCGACATCTTCTTCTATTCGGACTATGTGTGGCGTCTCGGAGAGGATGCTACCATCATCTCCCCAGCTGAAGCCGTCCAATGGACCCGCGAGAAAATTGAATCCATGAGGCTAAGGTATACATAA
- a CDS encoding potassium channel family protein — protein sequence MSWWMWLLNLTGFLLLIYLFYSMDKKWSSRPLLLAPLLIYVLVSVEDLLGWIDLMNVVPGDGGMRALILLFSLCSVIFYVLYIFDKIADSVHQHVDMKTTLVRISMAAGMCILFFTMVYMSIYKLFGGTSFEGENLGQDLLSQFITFLYFSMATFVTVGYGDVAPIDNTSRLVVVLEIAFSFITVAYALSMLGTLRRIFTPGDDGLDVAGSEEKAKANKPHRRKHSSM from the coding sequence ATGTCATGGTGGATGTGGCTGCTCAATTTGACGGGCTTCCTGCTGTTGATTTATTTGTTCTACAGCATGGACAAGAAGTGGTCCAGCAGGCCTTTGCTGCTTGCCCCACTGCTCATTTATGTCCTGGTATCGGTTGAAGATTTGCTTGGGTGGATCGATCTGATGAACGTGGTGCCCGGAGATGGCGGCATGCGCGCTCTAATCCTGTTGTTTTCATTATGCTCCGTTATTTTCTATGTGCTGTATATATTCGACAAGATTGCAGACTCCGTCCATCAGCATGTTGATATGAAAACAACCTTGGTCCGGATCAGCATGGCGGCGGGGATGTGCATTTTGTTTTTCACGATGGTGTATATGTCGATCTATAAGCTGTTCGGAGGCACTTCCTTCGAAGGCGAGAACCTTGGCCAGGATTTGCTGAGCCAGTTCATTACCTTCCTGTATTTCAGCATGGCGACGTTTGTCACGGTCGGGTATGGCGATGTAGCCCCAATCGATAATACGTCCCGGCTTGTCGTAGTGCTGGAGATTGCCTTCAGTTTCATTACCGTTGCGTATGCGCTGTCCATGCTGGGAACGCTGCGCCGGATTTTCACACCGGGCGATGACGGCTTGGATGTGGCTGGCAGTGAAGAGAAGGCGAAGGCCAATAAGCCGCATCGAAGAAAGCATTCATCCATGTAA